One Porphyromonas pogonae genomic region harbors:
- a CDS encoding isochorismatase family protein has protein sequence MNVLLIVDPQIDFISGSLAVEGAAQAMDKLAVWMKANHHLYQSIVITMDQHPADHCSFEREGGIWPPHCVRYSVGAAIYPVITSVVSDLMAQGYPVEYVEKATRREVEEYSAFANHVPASFTLAEKIYVAGIAGDYCVKQSVEDLALHGLGKKLELLEDFIPYIHPKA, from the coding sequence ATGAATGTACTCCTTATCGTAGATCCTCAGATTGATTTTATATCCGGTTCGCTCGCTGTTGAGGGAGCGGCTCAGGCTATGGACAAACTGGCTGTGTGGATGAAAGCCAATCACCATTTGTACCAATCCATTGTGATAACCATGGATCAGCATCCTGCCGATCATTGCAGTTTCGAAAGAGAAGGCGGTATTTGGCCTCCGCACTGTGTGCGCTATTCGGTAGGTGCGGCTATTTATCCGGTTATAACATCGGTCGTGAGTGATCTTATGGCTCAAGGTTATCCGGTAGAATATGTAGAAAAAGCTACACGCAGGGAAGTCGAAGAGTATAGTGCTTTTGCCAACCATGTACCTGCAAGCTTTACGCTTGCCGAAAAGATCTATGTGGCGGGGATAGCCGGGGATTATTGTGTAAAGCAGAGTGTTGAAGACCTAGCCTTGCATGGATTGGGCAAGAAACTCGAATTGCTTGAAGATTTTATTCCCTATATCCATCCCAAAGCCTAA
- the cls gene encoding cardiolipin synthase, with amino-acid sequence MFFSSLSPWFLALYVITVLGLIGVVLSENRNPLKASAWVLVIGFVPFLGLIIYLLFGQDQRRNHIINKRVYRRLMIKPQIASTVEIPKLNKVESVSSYWQKLIDLIKYNSEFPVLLADNIRIYSWGTEMFTDLFKDIENAHSHIHIESYIFEDDELTKRLSDVLIRKVQEGVRVRIIFDHVGSWHVPNNYWRYLKKNGIQVYPFMPVAFPFFTSSVNYRNHRKIIVIDGIIGYVGGMNIAQRYISGNKMGVWRDSHFRISGPAIAAMQTTFLIDWYVVSRKVVSVDKSYPEKWQLPIEETNTIKMQFIPGGPVAEWRSIAQVITNAIARAKKRIYIETPYFLPTESLNNAIITAALAGVDVQLIIPKNSDTPVAQVASNSYFARLLTAGVKINLYEAGFLHSKLLMVDGEISSIGSANMDFRSLEHNFEFNAIVYDKEFTRRMEEVFLQDLSHCHTLSQEEWLGRCWIHRAKESLGRIFSPLL; translated from the coding sequence ATGTTTTTCAGTAGCTTATCGCCGTGGTTTTTGGCATTATATGTTATCACTGTATTAGGACTCATAGGGGTCGTTTTGAGCGAAAACAGGAATCCGCTCAAAGCCTCTGCATGGGTTCTGGTTATAGGTTTTGTACCTTTTCTCGGACTCATTATTTATTTGCTTTTCGGACAGGATCAGAGACGCAATCATATTATCAATAAAAGGGTATATCGCAGGCTTATGATCAAGCCTCAAATAGCATCTACCGTAGAGATTCCAAAACTAAACAAGGTCGAGAGTGTGAGCAGTTATTGGCAAAAACTAATTGACCTGATCAAATACAATAGCGAATTCCCCGTATTGCTTGCTGATAATATAAGGATATACTCATGGGGTACGGAGATGTTTACTGATTTGTTCAAAGATATTGAAAATGCCCACAGTCATATCCATATCGAATCTTATATCTTTGAAGATGATGAGCTCACCAAACGTCTTAGTGATGTCCTTATTCGTAAAGTACAAGAAGGCGTTAGGGTACGTATTATCTTTGACCATGTAGGCTCTTGGCATGTTCCCAATAATTATTGGCGTTATCTCAAGAAAAACGGCATTCAGGTATATCCCTTTATGCCGGTGGCGTTTCCTTTCTTTACAAGTTCCGTCAATTATCGTAATCACAGAAAAATCATTGTTATCGATGGCATTATAGGTTATGTGGGAGGCATGAACATTGCCCAAAGATATATCTCCGGAAATAAAATGGGAGTATGGAGAGATTCTCATTTTCGTATCTCAGGTCCTGCCATAGCTGCTATGCAAACGACTTTTCTTATCGACTGGTATGTAGTATCTCGTAAGGTAGTGAGTGTAGACAAATCATATCCTGAGAAATGGCAACTCCCCATAGAGGAAACTAATACTATAAAGATGCAATTTATTCCCGGAGGCCCCGTGGCAGAGTGGCGCTCTATCGCACAAGTGATAACCAATGCCATAGCTCGAGCCAAAAAACGTATATATATCGAAACACCTTACTTCCTGCCTACAGAAAGCTTGAATAATGCAATTATCACAGCAGCTCTTGCAGGTGTGGATGTGCAACTCATTATTCCCAAAAATAGTGACACACCGGTGGCTCAGGTCGCGTCCAATTCTTATTTCGCAAGGCTTCTTACAGCCGGAGTAAAGATCAATCTGTATGAGGCAGGCTTTCTGCATTCCAAATTACTAATGGTCGATGGTGAAATTTCTTCTATCGGATCGGCCAATATGGATTTCAGGAGCCTTGAACATAACTTTGAGTTCAATGCCATTGTATATGACAAAGAGTTTACGCGTCGCATGGAAGAAGTTTTTTTGCAAGATCTCTCACATTGTCATACCCTTTCTCAGGAAGAATGGCTGGGGCGTTGTTGGATCCATCGAGCCAAAGAATCATTAGGCCGAATATTCTCGCCTCTCCTTTGA
- a CDS encoding DUF3316 domain-containing protein gives MTKKIFYSFFIACACILLAPVSSWAQTSGAKLSTLEHELFPKALSPIHRITALGAGGSYVKDTYLSPMNYGGYHLKLQTEVYKNLIVNNSLLAKMLNKEPRAVKNWIRSTSFELDFSKTQNPAKNSDAYYVMAGLDLGYLYKLRLGSTANIFIGPNVRGSLGGIYNSRNGNNPGTLKSFNDLNAHVMLTYRVNSASFPVLFRLSNKINLMGAAFSQEFGESYYEHFLIDNKRSGIYFTHLGNTVSNRLNFQVEIPVFDYKTIVIGYQWNSLSNNINNIRTKINSHCLMLGVSTDILPIIGRNNLLNYISDRLF, from the coding sequence ATGACAAAAAAAATCTTTTATTCATTTTTTATAGCATGTGCATGTATCTTATTAGCTCCTGTATCGTCGTGGGCACAAACTTCTGGCGCTAAGCTCAGTACTCTGGAGCATGAGCTTTTCCCAAAAGCACTGTCGCCTATCCATCGCATCACTGCTTTGGGTGCAGGGGGTAGTTATGTCAAGGATACTTACCTCTCTCCTATGAATTATGGGGGCTATCATCTCAAATTACAGACTGAGGTTTACAAAAATCTTATTGTAAACAATTCTTTGCTTGCCAAAATGCTCAATAAAGAGCCCAGAGCTGTAAAAAACTGGATACGTAGTACCAGCTTCGAATTAGACTTCTCTAAAACTCAAAATCCCGCCAAGAACTCTGACGCATATTATGTCATGGCCGGTCTGGATTTGGGGTACCTTTATAAATTACGACTAGGCTCTACTGCCAATATTTTTATAGGGCCTAATGTCAGAGGTAGTTTGGGCGGTATTTATAATAGCCGTAATGGGAATAATCCGGGTACGTTGAAGTCTTTCAATGACCTTAATGCGCATGTGATGTTGACCTATCGTGTCAATAGTGCCTCTTTTCCGGTATTGTTCAGGTTATCCAATAAGATAAATCTGATGGGGGCTGCTTTCTCACAGGAATTTGGAGAAAGCTACTACGAACATTTTTTGATTGATAATAAGAGATCCGGCATATATTTTACGCACTTAGGTAACACTGTGTCAAACAGACTCAATTTCCAAGTAGAGATTCCTGTTTTTGATTACAAAACCATTGTGATCGGTTATCAGTGGAATAGTTTATCAAACAACATAAATAATATTCGAACCAAGATTAATTCACATTGCTTGATGTTGGGTGTCTCTACAGATATATTGCCTATTATCGGACGTAATAATTTGTTGAATTACATTTCTGATCGGTTATTCTGA
- a CDS encoding ComF family protein, with protein MLKLEEYIEPMEKGLERLVGSPFVNNLYALYTFKKENDVQRMVHSLKYGHNLEWGYDVGRMLGRIILERSITYDAIIPVPIAPERYNQRGYNQSFVIAQGIASILNTPIYDKAFRRKRFSHSQTFKSREQRVSNVKNAFLPGKACGMLQDKKLLLVDDVLTTGATMLSLCDSIEIYGPQSMDIAVVAVTSNLYY; from the coding sequence ATGCTCAAACTTGAGGAGTATATTGAGCCCATGGAAAAAGGGTTGGAGCGTCTTGTCGGATCTCCTTTTGTAAATAATTTATATGCTTTATACACTTTCAAAAAAGAGAATGACGTGCAGCGCATGGTGCATTCTCTCAAATACGGGCATAATTTAGAATGGGGATATGACGTCGGGCGTATGTTGGGGCGTATTATTCTTGAGAGAAGCATTACATATGATGCGATTATCCCTGTACCTATTGCTCCGGAGAGGTATAACCAAAGAGGATACAATCAATCGTTTGTCATAGCTCAAGGTATTGCTTCTATCCTAAATACTCCTATATATGACAAAGCATTCAGACGTAAACGATTCAGTCACTCCCAAACATTTAAGTCAAGAGAACAACGTGTTTCCAATGTAAAGAATGCTTTTCTCCCGGGAAAAGCTTGCGGTATGCTCCAAGATAAGAAACTATTACTTGTAGATGATGTACTCACCACCGGTGCCACCATGCTTTCTTTGTGCGATAGTATAGAAATATACGGCCCCCAATCCATGGATATAGCAGTTGTTGCAGTTACCTCCAATCTTTATTATTGA
- the nspC gene encoding carboxynorspermidine decarboxylase — protein MTDLNKITGPCYVLEEKLLRRNLELISYVAQNAGVEIILAFKAYALWKTFPIITQYVPHSTASSIHEARLAYEEMGAKAHTFSPGYTQDNFPLIQRWSSHITFNSFSQIEQMRPLMSPNDGISYGIRINPEYSAVETDLYNPCSPGSRFGVPAAEFGDHLPQGVEGLHFHSLCEGTSYDLEKTLELIENNFARPLAEAKWLNMGGGHLMTRKDYNVEHLIEVLRSFKNRHPHLHLILEPGSAFAWQTGFLRSSVIDIVTHHGIATAIVDVSFTCHMPDCLEMPYQPAIRGAVSAEEHRPDKNTYRIGGNSCLSGDFIGYWEFDKPLAIGDEIIFEDMIHYTTVKTNMFNGIPHPSIVLQHTDGSCEVLREYGYDDYKYRMD, from the coding sequence ATGACAGATCTCAATAAAATAACCGGGCCGTGCTATGTGCTGGAAGAGAAATTATTACGACGAAATCTCGAACTCATCAGCTACGTGGCGCAAAACGCCGGAGTGGAGATAATTCTGGCTTTCAAGGCATATGCCCTCTGGAAGACCTTCCCTATCATCACACAATACGTACCGCATAGTACTGCCAGCTCGATCCATGAAGCAAGATTGGCATACGAGGAGATGGGTGCCAAGGCTCATACCTTCAGTCCCGGATACACGCAGGACAACTTTCCCCTGATACAACGCTGGAGTAGCCATATCACTTTCAACTCCTTCTCACAGATAGAACAGATGAGACCGCTCATGAGTCCCAACGACGGCATCTCATACGGAATACGCATCAATCCCGAATACTCAGCTGTAGAGACAGACTTGTACAATCCATGTTCCCCGGGATCACGCTTTGGAGTACCTGCTGCCGAGTTTGGAGACCATCTGCCGCAAGGCGTAGAGGGACTCCACTTTCATTCACTGTGTGAGGGTACATCATATGATCTGGAGAAGACTCTGGAACTTATCGAGAATAACTTTGCACGCCCTCTTGCCGAGGCCAAATGGCTCAATATGGGAGGCGGGCATCTGATGACCCGTAAGGACTACAACGTAGAGCATCTCATCGAGGTACTCAGATCTTTCAAAAATCGCCATCCGCATCTGCATCTTATCTTGGAACCAGGGAGTGCTTTTGCATGGCAAACGGGTTTTTTGCGTAGCTCTGTTATAGATATTGTTACTCATCACGGTATCGCTACGGCTATTGTAGACGTATCTTTTACATGCCACATGCCTGACTGCTTGGAGATGCCTTATCAGCCGGCTATCAGGGGTGCTGTGAGTGCAGAGGAGCACCGTCCCGACAAAAACACTTATCGCATAGGCGGCAATAGCTGCCTGAGTGGTGATTTTATAGGATATTGGGAGTTTGACAAGCCTTTGGCGATAGGGGATGAGATTATTTTTGAAGATATGATCCACTACACCACGGTGAAGACCAATATGTTCAATGGAATCCCTCATCCCTCAATAGTTTTACAGCACACCGATGGCTCTTGTGAAGTGCTGAGGGAGTATGGCTATGAC
- a CDS encoding saccharopine dehydrogenase family protein produces MGRVLIIGAGGVGTVVAKKVAQNADVFTDIMLASRTKSKCDKIASEIKNVKVKTAQVDADNVAELVALMKDFRPDLVINVALPYQDLTIMDACLEAGVNYLDTANYEPLDEAKYEYSWQWAYQDKFREAGLTAILGCGFDPGVTSVFTAYAAKHHFDEIHYLDIVDCNGGDHHKAFATNFNPEINIREITQKGKYYENGKWVETEPQEIHQPLTYPNIGSRESYLLYHEELESLVKNFPTIKRARFWMTFGQEYLTHLRVMQNIGMTRIDPILYNGVEIVPIQFLKAVLPDPGNLGENYTGETSIGCRIKGIKDGKEKTYYIWNNCSHQAAYNETGAQGVSYTTGVPATVGAMMFMKGLWKKAGVFNVEEFNPDPFLEELGKQGLPWHEQTNVDLEL; encoded by the coding sequence ATGGGAAGAGTTTTGATTATCGGTGCCGGGGGTGTAGGTACCGTTGTTGCGAAGAAAGTAGCTCAGAACGCTGATGTCTTTACAGATATCATGCTGGCAAGTCGCACTAAAAGTAAGTGCGATAAGATTGCGTCTGAAATCAAAAACGTCAAGGTGAAAACTGCACAAGTAGATGCTGATAATGTGGCCGAATTGGTAGCTTTGATGAAAGACTTCCGCCCTGATTTGGTAATCAATGTAGCTTTGCCGTACCAAGATTTGACGATTATGGATGCTTGTCTTGAGGCCGGTGTAAATTATCTGGATACAGCCAACTATGAACCGCTTGATGAAGCAAAATACGAATATAGCTGGCAGTGGGCTTATCAGGATAAATTCCGTGAGGCAGGCCTTACCGCTATTCTCGGTTGCGGTTTCGATCCGGGAGTGACCAGCGTATTTACCGCTTACGCTGCAAAGCATCATTTTGATGAAATCCACTACCTTGACATTGTTGATTGTAACGGTGGAGATCACCACAAAGCCTTTGCTACTAACTTCAATCCTGAGATCAATATCAGAGAGATTACTCAAAAGGGTAAATATTACGAAAATGGCAAGTGGGTTGAGACCGAACCTCAGGAAATCCATCAGCCTCTTACTTATCCCAATATAGGCTCACGCGAATCTTATCTTTTGTATCATGAGGAGTTGGAGTCTTTGGTAAAGAATTTTCCGACAATCAAACGTGCACGTTTTTGGATGACCTTCGGACAAGAATATCTCACCCACTTGCGAGTAATGCAGAATATAGGTATGACACGTATCGATCCTATCCTCTATAATGGTGTAGAGATTGTGCCCATACAGTTTCTCAAAGCAGTGTTGCCGGATCCTGGAAATCTGGGAGAGAACTATACCGGTGAGACATCTATCGGGTGTCGTATCAAGGGTATTAAGGATGGTAAGGAGAAAACTTATTATATCTGGAACAATTGTAGTCACCAGGCTGCTTACAATGAGACTGGGGCTCAGGGCGTAAGCTATACTACCGGCGTACCCGCTACTGTGGGAGCTATGATGTTTATGAAAGGACTTTGGAAGAAGGCCGGTGTATTCAATGTGGAGGAATTCAACCCCGATCCTTTCCTTGAAGAATTGGGCAAGCAGGGATTACCTTGGCATGAGCAGACCAACGTTGATTTGGAACTGTAA
- a CDS encoding alpha/beta fold hydrolase, translating to MKNQLRSHYRWILSLVIVSFAFITSFPALAQSIQKEQQIQFVSDAPLRLINIGDADLAVRYHKGEGIPIVFVHGSWDDHHSWIPVIEQVYSHVKNPIIVYDRRGHSASTPDIKQGSVSQDVNDVLSLMKSLDIERAHFVGHSYGANIVIQLTISNPEKVRSVVLYEPPVFGLLKDNVNYMPALKRVKEAMTSAKKMLQNGDIEKGTMEFVEKAAFGDGSWYKVFDERARCTMTANYRTWLDQSNDPERLNIHPEKLNIYKEKITVITGGNSLEVYPDVVKELKSRVPEISVKVIPGAGHGGLVSHSRQTANVIIEHLK from the coding sequence ATGAAAAATCAACTTCGATCGCATTACAGGTGGATATTATCCCTTGTAATTGTAAGTTTTGCTTTTATTACGTCATTTCCTGCTTTGGCTCAGTCCATACAAAAAGAACAGCAAATACAATTTGTATCAGATGCACCTCTTAGGCTAATCAATATCGGCGATGCAGATTTGGCTGTTCGTTATCACAAGGGTGAGGGTATTCCTATAGTATTTGTACATGGCTCGTGGGATGACCATCATTCTTGGATTCCGGTAATAGAGCAGGTTTATTCACATGTCAAAAATCCTATTATTGTTTATGATCGTCGTGGACATAGCGCATCTACCCCGGATATAAAACAGGGTAGTGTGTCGCAGGATGTAAATGATGTTTTATCTCTTATGAAAAGTTTAGATATAGAGCGAGCTCATTTTGTAGGACATTCTTATGGCGCGAATATTGTTATCCAACTTACGATTTCAAACCCTGAAAAGGTGCGGAGTGTAGTCTTATATGAACCTCCTGTTTTTGGGTTGCTAAAAGATAATGTAAACTATATGCCCGCCCTTAAGCGTGTAAAAGAAGCAATGACCAGTGCAAAGAAGATGCTGCAAAACGGCGATATAGAAAAAGGGACTATGGAATTTGTGGAAAAAGCAGCTTTTGGAGATGGGAGTTGGTACAAGGTTTTTGATGAAAGAGCCAGGTGCACCATGACGGCAAATTATCGTACATGGTTGGATCAGTCTAATGATCCTGAAAGACTCAATATACATCCTGAAAAACTGAATATTTATAAAGAGAAGATAACAGTAATTACAGGAGGTAATTCTCTCGAAGTCTATCCTGATGTCGTGAAAGAATTGAAAAGCAGAGTACCCGAAATTTCAGTTAAAGTAATCCCCGGAGCGGGGCATGGTGGATTGGTGTCTCATAGCCGACAAACTGCTAATGTTATTATAGAACATCTGAAATAA
- a CDS encoding S41 family peptidase gives MKQFSSAILSLFVTVCIGVVLPSCSTEGDFDASPQKNYDKLWQILDERYCYFEEKLPKDSTWRDMYYKHVKKISPNMGNDSLLSVMCDLLDELRDGHVNIITPFNYGRYWNWHLDYPKNFDVNIIDKYLERDYKIAGGAKYRYLKYNNHAIDSIGYIRFPSFASPLSTSNLNAMLSRLSFCRALIIDIRENGGGDLSTSDRFAQHFLSKKQLVGYISHKTGPGHNDFSKPTKIQLDTLKAGVKWFKPVILLTNRGSYSSANDFALKMKNQPFVTLMGDKTGGGGGLPLSSELPNGWAIRFSACKVTDSEMKSIENGIEPHYYVSLRSHDIATGKDTLIEEAIAYINKKYEEYRRTHHWNK, from the coding sequence ATGAAACAGTTTAGTTCTGCCATATTGTCTTTGTTCGTTACAGTCTGCATAGGGGTAGTGTTACCCTCGTGCAGTACGGAAGGGGACTTCGATGCCTCGCCTCAAAAGAACTATGACAAGTTATGGCAAATACTTGACGAGCGTTATTGCTATTTTGAGGAAAAACTTCCTAAAGATTCTACATGGAGAGACATGTACTATAAGCACGTCAAAAAGATATCCCCCAATATGGGCAATGACTCGTTGCTCAGCGTGATGTGTGACTTGCTTGATGAGCTCAGGGATGGTCATGTCAATATCATCACACCATTTAATTACGGACGATATTGGAACTGGCACCTTGATTATCCTAAGAATTTTGATGTCAATATTATCGATAAATACCTTGAGCGTGATTATAAAATCGCAGGTGGGGCTAAGTACCGTTATCTCAAATATAACAATCATGCTATAGATAGTATCGGATACATCAGATTTCCTTCTTTTGCCTCCCCTTTGAGCACAAGCAACCTCAATGCCATGCTGAGTAGACTTTCTTTTTGCAGAGCATTGATCATAGATATACGTGAAAATGGGGGCGGTGATCTCTCTACTTCAGATCGGTTTGCACAGCATTTCCTCAGTAAGAAACAGCTGGTAGGATACATTTCCCACAAAACGGGCCCCGGACACAACGACTTCTCCAAGCCCACAAAAATACAGTTGGATACGCTGAAGGCGGGAGTAAAGTGGTTCAAGCCTGTAATCTTGCTTACCAATAGAGGATCTTACAGTTCGGCCAATGACTTTGCGCTGAAGATGAAAAATCAGCCTTTTGTCACCCTCATGGGAGATAAAACAGGAGGTGGCGGTGGACTCCCTTTGTCATCGGAATTACCCAATGGCTGGGCTATCAGGTTTTCGGCATGTAAGGTGACTGATAGTGAAATGAAAAGTATCGAAAATGGTATAGAACCTCACTACTACGTATCACTGCGCTCACACGATATTGCTACCGGTAAGGATACGCTTATAGAGGAAGCTATAGCCTATATCAATAAAAAATATGAGGAGTACAGAAGGACTCATCATTGGAATAAGTGA
- a CDS encoding DNA gyrase/topoisomerase IV subunit A codes for MSENDYPTEESNSLSSPQPENASPEAEVMAESKMHHLSGMYETWFLDYASYVILERAVPHIEDGLKPVQRRVLHAMHTLDNGRLTKVAKIVGATMAFHPHGDASINDALVQLGQKGYLIDTQGNWGNILTGDDAAAGRYIEAKLSAFANEVVFNDKITPWKRSYDGSADEPVALPVKYPLLLAQGAEGIAVGLSSKILPHNFMELADACCAYLRGDNYKLYPDFPTGGLLDVSRYNDGERGGSVKSRAKIVKLDNRTLSITELPAGKTTASLIDSIIKANDKGKIRIKKIDDMTAASADIRIHLPSGVSSDKTLDALYAFTDCEISISPNACVIYQDRPHFLSVSKLLEFSAERTKELLHQELSLRLKDREESYFAASLERIFIEERIYKDKEFEEAKNEEAALKHVEKRLTPWMDKFIRPVEYDDLRRLLEIRMARILRFNIPKHEAMMLQLEGEIAELKKNISRITEYTIHWFEYLKERYGDLFPRKTQLMNFDTIEVTKVAELDEKLYVNREGGFIGTSLKGDEFVCNCSSIDDIIIFFRSGKYIVTKVDEKKFVGNEEILHIGRFLKSDDRTIYNVVYKDGKRGPYYIKRFSVTSITRDKDYDVTQGGTGSKVVYFTANTNGEAETIRIKLKRKPKQRINEFEKDFSEIAIKNRSARGNLLTKGDVNSIVLRAQGTSTLGGREVWFDKDIMRLNYNGQGTLLGEFFAEDKILVILDNGECYLTNFSDTNHFESNLYKIEKYNPLKVWTAIYEDAQHGFTYLKRFTIEDEKKENIGGEDSKNKVILLTDIYYPRFEIVLGGKDAHRKPIEIDADEFIGVKSIRAKGKRITNFIIEKITELEPLKEAPSLEYHHLVQPAESSEESTVDDDDYEPNLFSNLEID; via the coding sequence ATGTCAGAGAACGATTATCCAACCGAAGAAAGCAACTCATTATCATCGCCCCAACCAGAGAATGCTTCCCCAGAAGCTGAAGTAATGGCAGAGTCCAAAATGCATCACTTGAGTGGGATGTACGAAACATGGTTTCTGGACTACGCTTCTTATGTGATTTTGGAACGTGCTGTGCCTCATATCGAGGATGGCCTAAAGCCTGTACAACGTAGAGTATTGCATGCCATGCACACGCTCGATAACGGGAGGCTTACCAAAGTAGCCAAGATCGTTGGTGCTACTATGGCTTTTCACCCGCATGGCGATGCATCTATCAATGATGCCTTGGTGCAATTGGGTCAAAAAGGTTACCTCATAGACACACAAGGAAACTGGGGTAATATCCTTACCGGTGACGATGCTGCCGCCGGCCGTTACATAGAGGCGAAACTTTCTGCTTTTGCCAATGAAGTTGTTTTCAATGACAAGATCACTCCTTGGAAAAGATCTTATGACGGGAGTGCTGATGAGCCTGTAGCTCTGCCTGTGAAATATCCTTTATTGCTTGCGCAAGGAGCCGAAGGTATTGCAGTGGGGCTTTCTTCCAAGATACTTCCCCATAACTTCATGGAACTTGCCGATGCTTGTTGTGCTTATCTCAGAGGAGACAACTATAAATTATACCCTGATTTTCCTACGGGCGGATTATTGGATGTATCAAGATATAATGATGGTGAAAGGGGAGGCAGTGTAAAGAGCCGTGCCAAAATAGTAAAACTCGACAATCGCACCTTGAGCATTACCGAGTTGCCTGCCGGTAAGACTACCGCTTCGCTTATCGATTCCATTATTAAAGCCAATGACAAGGGTAAGATAAGGATAAAGAAGATTGATGATATGACGGCAGCATCCGCCGATATCAGGATACATCTGCCTTCAGGTGTTTCTTCAGACAAAACCTTGGATGCTCTTTACGCTTTTACAGATTGCGAAATCAGTATTTCTCCCAACGCTTGTGTAATATATCAGGATAGACCTCATTTCTTATCCGTAAGCAAACTGCTCGAATTTAGTGCCGAAAGAACCAAAGAGCTATTGCATCAGGAGCTTTCTCTACGACTCAAAGATCGTGAAGAAAGCTATTTCGCAGCGTCTTTGGAACGCATTTTCATAGAAGAGCGTATTTATAAGGATAAGGAATTTGAAGAAGCCAAAAATGAAGAAGCAGCACTCAAGCATGTTGAGAAAAGGCTCACGCCATGGATGGATAAGTTTATCAGACCTGTTGAGTATGATGATTTACGCCGTCTGCTGGAAATACGTATGGCTCGGATATTAAGATTCAATATCCCTAAGCATGAAGCAATGATGCTGCAACTCGAAGGCGAGATTGCAGAGCTCAAAAAGAATATCAGCCGCATCACCGAGTATACTATACATTGGTTTGAGTATCTCAAAGAGCGCTACGGCGATCTTTTCCCCAGAAAGACCCAACTCATGAATTTCGATACTATCGAGGTTACTAAAGTGGCGGAGCTGGACGAGAAGCTCTATGTCAATCGTGAAGGCGGTTTTATCGGAACTTCTCTCAAAGGCGATGAGTTTGTCTGCAACTGCTCCAGTATTGATGATATTATTATTTTCTTCCGTTCCGGTAAATATATCGTCACCAAAGTAGACGAGAAGAAGTTTGTCGGCAATGAGGAGATTCTTCATATAGGCAGGTTTCTCAAAAGTGACGATCGCACCATTTACAATGTAGTTTACAAGGATGGCAAGAGAGGCCCGTATTACATCAAACGTTTTAGCGTTACTTCCATTACACGTGACAAGGATTATGATGTTACACAAGGGGGTACCGGCTCTAAAGTAGTGTATTTCACTGCTAATACAAACGGTGAGGCAGAGACCATACGCATCAAGTTAAAACGTAAGCCTAAACAAAGGATCAATGAATTTGAGAAGGACTTCAGTGAAATAGCCATCAAGAACCGCTCGGCAAGAGGAAATTTGCTGACCAAAGGCGATGTAAACAGCATTGTCCTGAGGGCACAGGGAACATCTACATTGGGCGGACGAGAAGTCTGGTTCGACAAGGATATTATGCGACTCAATTATAATGGTCAGGGAACATTGTTGGGCGAATTTTTTGCAGAAGACAAGATTCTTGTTATATTGGACAATGGAGAGTGCTACCTTACTAATTTTAGCGACACCAACCACTTTGAGAGCAATCTTTATAAAATAGAGAAATATAATCCGCTCAAAGTATGGACCGCCATTTATGAAGATGCTCAGCATGGTTTTACATATCTCAAAAGATTCACTATTGAGGATGAGAAAAAAGAAAATATTGGAGGAGAAGATTCCAAGAATAAAGTAATCTTGCTTACCGATATTTATTATCCCCGTTTTGAAATCGTATTGGGAGGAAAAGACGCTCACCGCAAACCTATCGAGATAGATGCCGATGAGTTTATCGGTGTCAAAAGCATCAGAGCCAAAGGCAAACGTATTACCAATTTTATTATAGAGAAAATTACAGAGTTGGAACCCCTCAAAGAAGCTCCTTCTCTTGAATATCATCATCTTGTACAGCCTGCTGAATCTTCAGAGGAAAGTACTGTGGATGATGACGATTATGAACCAAACCTTTTTAGCAATTTAGAAATTGATTAG